From the genome of Silurus meridionalis isolate SWU-2019-XX chromosome 20, ASM1480568v1, whole genome shotgun sequence, one region includes:
- the gigyf2 gene encoding GRB10-interacting GYF protein 2 isoform X1, producing MAETQTLNFGPEWLRALSGGGGSSIVASPPLSPALPKYKLADYRYGREEMLALYIKDNKIPVDLHDKEFLPILQEEPLPPLALVSFTEEEQRNFSMSVNSAAVLRLTGRGGGVVAGAPRGRSSSRGRGRGRGEGGFYQRSFDDVEGGFGRGGREMHRSQSWEERGDRRFEKPSRKDPDGAPAHFQLNHLRANYEDGSTGLVRKHDFTRSESENWRLSRDEQNGEDEEGGGWRLAGSRRDNERWCPPSPDGPRLAGGWREQPDQRRRLPMDSRGEEERGVGYRRPRSASGSMEDERDALPEWCLEDAEEETGTFDSSGAFLPLKKTPAEPILEEAELEFRPLEEGEDCCENDENEAEHPKEPDSKCQTARHEDAVKSEEVSPPAAPLPPVPEPTVSVALPSSLSERVEEPEKPAAPEIRAAAVHLHSALPISIPHSTNTLSTLTELPASSLPVLPTQQITSHPKSVEVPVVLPDALHFPKNIISIGKLATLPTDADEDEGLKHFEQEAEKMVAYLHDGAVDDDRLGSKSAERPKVACLPPSHEAALKWYYKDPQGEIQGPFSNHEMSEWFQAGYFTMTLLVKRGCDEGFHPLGEIFKMWGRVPFAPGPPLPPLLGDADQERLKRQQELNALSIYQLQQLQYQYIIRQQQYAQALAQQKVLNSAPPPTQQQQQLNLFLQQALKLRSQEQQQSLLPPVTRSMSVPDSGSIWDIQNPSTQASCTANIQPAAPSTWEGTSVWDLPIDTIPQPSIEQIQLEKAKAAKLEMELRVKREEEERKRLEEVLRAQQEEERKRLEEEELARRNQEEALRRQLEQEESQRRQKEEEERLAREEELRRLEERRREEEERNQREEFLRKQEEARRKQEELEAQRRREEEAAALARQQQEEQKRREQELQRQQELQRQQELQREKELLKQQELQRQQETQRQQEAQRQQELQRQRQQQQEALRRLQQQQQQQQLAQMKLPSSSKWGQQSATTVSLSQTQNTLSLSEIQKLEEERERLAREEQRRKQQELQRQQQQQQQQPQSKLSGWGSVAKQPAATKSLLEIQQEEAQQMKQRKEQQQSTVIQQNRTQNKAALTASVWGSVSNTSHWGSDNSSIWGDTQNSNLGFWDDAVKETAPPPTTRKNNPQKNKGNVNLSNSNSGKSSKKVEEEEKLLKLFQGANKTQDGFMQWCEQMLHTLNTANNLDVPTFASFLKEVDSPYEVHDYVRAYLGDTAQAKDFAKQFLERRAKQNVNQQNSLPSQQLKNQQDSVWGLNQTVSQPVFQSNHSTKQQQTRFETVTSGKKKKKQKMVRADPSLLGFSVNASSERLNMGEIETVEDF from the exons ATGGCAGAAACCCAGACACTTAACTTTGGACCAGAATG GCTCCGAGCTTTGTCTGGAGGAGGTGGGAGCAGCATTGTGGCTTCTCCACCACTCTCACCTGCATTGCCAAAGTATAAACTTGCAGACTATCGCTACGGGAGAGAAGAGATGCTTGCACTTTATATAAAGGATAACAAG ATTCCTGTAGATCTACATGACAAGGAATTTCTGCCTATTTTACAAGAGGAGCCCCTACCCCCACTAGCCCTAGTGTCTTTTACAGAGGAAGAACAG AGGAATTTCTCTATGTCAGTAAACAGCGCAGCAGTGTTGCGCCTGACCGGGCGAGGAGGGGGTGTGGTAGCAGGGGCACCACGAGGTCGAAGTTCTTCACGTGGGCGAG GTCGAGGAAGAGGGGAAGGAGGGTTTTACCAAAGAAGTTTTGATGATGTAGAAGGCGGCTTTGGTCGCGGAGGGAGAGAGATGCATCGGTCTCAAAGCTGGGAGGAAAG ggGAGACAGAAGATTTGAAAAGCCAAGTCGAAAGGATCCAG atGGAGCTCCAGCCCACTTTCAGCTCAACCATT tacgCGCAAATTATGAGGATGGCAGTACAGGCCTAGTGCGTAAGCACGATTTCACACGCTCCGAGAGTGAGAATTGGAGGCTGTCGCGTGATGAACAGAACGGTGAGGATGAGGAGGGTGGTGGTTGGCGTCTAGCAGGCTCCCGCCGGGACAACGAACGATGGTGTCCACCGAGTCCAG ACGGGCCACGCTTGGCTGGAGGATGGCGGGAACAACCAGATCAGCGGCGGCGACTGCCAATGGATTCCCGTGGGGAGGAGGAGCGTGGTGTGGGGTACAGGCGACCACGCTCGGCCAGTGGCAGCATGGAGGACGAGAGGGATGCACTGCCTGAATGGTGTCTGGAGGATGCTGAGGAGGAGACAGGCACTTTTGACTCATCTGGAGCTTTTCTCCCACTCAAG AAAACTCCTGCAGAGCCAATTCTTGAGGAGGCAGAGCTAGAGTTCCGTCCACTAGAGGAGGGTGAAGATTGCTGCGAGAACGATGAAAATGAAGCAGAGCATCCTAAAGAACCTGACAGCAAGTGCCAAACTGCCAGGCATGAGG ATGCAGTCAAATCAGAAGAGGTTTCTCCACCTGCTGCTCCATTACCTCCAGTTCCAGAGCCAACTGTGTCTGTAGCTTTGCCTTCCAGCCTTTCAGAGAGGGTGGAGGAGCCTGAGAAACCAGCAGCACCTGAAATCAGAGCTGCTGCTGTTCATTTACACTCAGCTCTGCCCATCTCCATACCACACAGCACAAATACACTCAGCACACTAACAG agCTTCCAGCCTCTTCCCTCCCAGTGTTGCCCACCCAGCAAATCACTTCACATCCCAAGTCAGTGGAGGTGCCAGTGGTATTACCTGATGCACTTCATTTCCCAAAGAACATCATATCAATTGGAAAACTTGCAACCTTGCCCACAGAtgcagatgaggatgagggCCTCAAACACTTTGAGCAG GAAGCCGAAAAAATGGTGGCATATTTACATGATGGTGCCGTGGATGATGATCGTTTGGGGTCTAAGAGTGCAGAGCGACCCAAAGTTGCCTGCCTGCCACCATCCCATGAGGCTGCTCTCAAGTGGTACTACAAGGATCCTCAGGGAGAGATTCAAG GTCCATTCAGTAATCATGAGATGTCTGAGTGGTTCCAGGCTGGGTATTTCACAATGACGCTGCTGGTCAAAAGGGGCTGTGATGAAGGTTTTCATCCCCTGGGAGAAATCTTTAAGATGTGGGGGAGAGTGCCTTTTGCCCCTGGCCCTCCACTACCTCCTTTACTG gGAGATGCTGATCAGGAGAGATTGAAAAGACAGCAGGAGCTAAATGCTCTAAGCATCTATCAGCTTCAGCAACTGCAATATCAGTACATAATCAG gcaGCAGCAGTATGCTCAGGCTCTAGCTCAACAAAAAGTGCTTAATTCAGCTCCCCCTCCAacacaacagcaacagcaactTAATCTGTTTCTGCAACAAGCGCTCAAACTCAG ATCCCAGGAACAGCAGCAGAGTCTTTTACCGCCAGTGACGCGTTCCATGTCCGTTCCAGATTCAGGTTCGATTTGGGATATACAGAACCCATCTACCCAAGCATCCTGTACAGCAAACATACAACCAGCAGCTCCAAGCA CATGGGAAGGCACAAGTGTGTGGGATCTGCCAATAGACACCATACCTCAACCATCTATTGAACAGATACAACTGGAGAAGGCTAAAGCTGCTAAG CTGGAGATGGAACTCAGAgtcaaaagagaagaagaggagagaaagcGTCTGGAGGAGGTGCTGCGGGCACAGCAGGAAGAAGAGCGCAAACgtctggaggaagaggagctgGCTCGACGAAATCAG GAGGAGGCACTCAGGAGGCAACTGGAGCAAGAGGAGTCACAACGGCgacagaaagaggaagaagaacgTCTGGCACGGGAGGAGGAGCTCCGCAGGCtagaggagagaaggagagaagaggaagaaagaaatcaaAGGGAAGAATTCCTCAGAAAGCAG GAAGAGGCACGAAGGAAACAGGAGGAACTGGAGGCTCAGAGGAGGCGAGAGGAGGAAGCTGCAGCATTGGCTCGACAACAGCAAGAAGAGCAGAAGAGGAGAGAGCAGGAGCTCCAGAGGCAGCAGGAGCTCCAGAGGCAGCAGGAGCTCCAAAGGGAAAAGGAGCTTTTAAAGCAGCAGGAATTACAGAGGCAGCAAGAGACTCAGAGGCAACAAGAAGCGCAGAGGCAGCAGGAgctacagagacagagacagcagcagcaggaggccCTTCGTCGACTccagcaacaacagcagcaacaacagcTGGCCCAGATGAAG CTTCCCTCTTCATCTAAGTGGGGACAGCAGTCTGCCAcaacagtttccctctcccaAACACAGAACACTTTGTCACTCAGCGAGATCCAGAAACTTGAAGAGGAGCGAGAACGACTAGCTAGAGAGGAG CAGCGACGCAAGCAGCAGGAGCTCCAGAGgcagcaacagcaacaacaacagcaacctCAGTCTAAGCTTTCAGGCTGGGGCAGTGTGGCCAAGCAACCGGCAGCCACTAAATCCCTTCTGGAGATTCAACAGGAGGAGGCTcagcagatgaagcagaggaaaGAGCAGCAGCAATCTACAGTTATACAGCAAAACCGCACACAAAACAAAGCT GCTTTGACCGCTTCAGTGTGGGGTTCAGTGAGTAACACCAGTCACTGGGGCTCAGACAACAGCAGCATCTGGGGTGACACTCAGAACTCTAACCTAGGCTTCTGGGATGACGCTGTGAAGGAAACTGCTCCACCTCCAACCACACGAAAAAACAACCCACAGAAAAACAAGGGAAATGTTAACCTCAG taacagtaacagtggGAAATCCAGTAAGAAggtagaagaagaggagaaactGTTAAAGCTGTTTCAGGGAGCCAATAAAACTCAGGATGGCTTTATGCAGTGGTGTGAGCAGATGCTACACACACTTAACACTGCCAACAACCTTGATG TCCCGACATTTGCATCATTCTTAAAGGAGGTGGACTCTCCTTACGAGGTGCATGATTATGTAAGGGCATATCTGGGTGACACTGCCCAGGCCAAGGACTTTGCCAAGCAGTTCCTGGAGCGCCGTGCCAAACAGAACGTCAACCAGCAAAATTCTTTGCCGAGTCAGCAACTGAAAAATCAGCAG GACTCTGTGTGGGGGTTAAACCAAACCGTGTCTCAGCCGGTTTTCCAATCCAACCACTCCACAAAGCAACAGCAAACACGCTTTGAGACAGTCACCTctgggaagaaaaagaagaagcagaaaatgGTGCGGGCCGATCCCAGTCTATTAG GCTTTTCAGTCAACGCGTCATCTGAGCGATTAAACATGGGCGAGATTGAGACTGTGGAGGACTTTTGA